A single window of Cytobacillus dafuensis DNA harbors:
- a CDS encoding molybdopterin biosynthesis protein translates to MTTNHYRRKIYLEDKPRLEAKNEMIKHFRPKREVEWLESTNSIGRVLAEPVFAKSSMPHYHASAMDGIAVVAEQTYSAHEQNPIQLKRNEDFIYVDTGNQVPSPFDAVIMIEHVEELNEETVEIIEPASPWQHIRPIGEDIVQEEMLFPQGHIIRPVDIGVLLASRTLTIPVIKKPFVTIIPTGNELMDPGDDIAPGKLIEFNGTVIANYISEWGGAPQLNAIVKDEPEQIKATLLKASEQSDIVVINAGSSAGSKDYTVHMIEELGEVFTHGVATRPGKPVIIGKINETIIIGIPGYSVSAYLALEWFVRPLICEFLQVSEPKRLMLKVKLGRRIVGTMGAEDFIRMNIGFVAGEFIANPLSRAAGVTMSLVRADGLLVIPPTSLGYEQGEYAEVELLKPLEEIKNSIVFIGSHDLTIDLLSSEMKKRNRSSSVMSSHVGSLAGMMAIKKGEAHVAGIHLLDPESKTYNKTYIQRFLADKEVVLYPFLKRKQGWLLSKGNPLEIKTLADIRNKEAHFVNRQKGAGTRILFDMLLRESEMSVEEIIGYEREMFSHLGVAAEVKGDQHAVGLGIYPAAKSMGLDFIPVSDEHYDLLMTKDFYESEQGRCLIEVIQSVGFIEKVEGIGGYMIEKNPEPIYFNSKCEG, encoded by the coding sequence ATGACAACAAATCATTATAGAAGAAAAATATATTTGGAGGACAAGCCACGGCTTGAGGCAAAAAATGAGATGATTAAACATTTTAGGCCAAAAAGGGAAGTAGAGTGGCTTGAATCAACAAATTCTATAGGTAGAGTTTTGGCTGAGCCGGTTTTTGCAAAAAGTTCAATGCCGCATTATCATGCATCAGCAATGGATGGGATTGCTGTAGTCGCTGAACAAACCTATTCAGCTCATGAGCAAAATCCGATTCAGTTAAAACGAAATGAAGATTTTATCTATGTCGATACAGGGAATCAAGTACCATCACCATTTGATGCCGTTATTATGATTGAACACGTAGAGGAGCTTAATGAAGAGACGGTCGAAATCATTGAGCCCGCTTCACCCTGGCAGCATATTCGTCCAATTGGGGAAGACATCGTGCAGGAAGAAATGCTTTTTCCGCAGGGGCATATCATTCGTCCAGTTGATATCGGAGTGCTTCTTGCATCACGTACATTAACCATCCCAGTGATAAAAAAGCCATTCGTTACAATTATTCCTACTGGAAACGAGCTTATGGACCCAGGTGATGACATTGCCCCTGGTAAATTAATTGAATTTAATGGAACTGTTATCGCGAATTATATATCAGAATGGGGTGGGGCCCCTCAATTAAATGCCATTGTGAAGGATGAGCCTGAGCAAATTAAAGCGACTCTTTTGAAAGCCTCGGAGCAATCTGATATCGTCGTGATTAATGCAGGATCCTCAGCTGGCTCAAAGGATTATACAGTCCATATGATTGAAGAGCTGGGAGAGGTCTTTACTCACGGGGTAGCAACTCGGCCAGGTAAGCCTGTGATTATTGGAAAGATTAACGAAACGATTATCATTGGTATCCCGGGATATTCAGTATCCGCCTATTTAGCGTTAGAATGGTTCGTAAGACCATTGATTTGTGAGTTTTTGCAAGTTTCGGAACCAAAAAGGCTGATGCTAAAGGTGAAGCTAGGACGCCGAATCGTAGGGACGATGGGTGCTGAAGATTTTATTCGTATGAATATTGGGTTTGTTGCTGGAGAATTTATTGCCAACCCGCTTTCACGGGCGGCAGGTGTAACCATGTCGCTTGTCCGTGCTGACGGACTTCTTGTGATCCCTCCGACGAGCCTTGGCTATGAACAGGGAGAGTACGCAGAGGTTGAATTGCTAAAGCCTTTGGAAGAGATAAAAAATTCCATCGTATTTATCGGAAGTCATGACTTAACAATTGATCTATTATCCTCTGAAATGAAGAAAAGGAATAGAAGCTCTAGCGTTATGTCATCTCATGTTGGAAGTCTAGCAGGAATGATGGCTATTAAGAAGGGTGAAGCTCATGTGGCTGGAATCCACCTGCTGGACCCTGAATCGAAAACATATAATAAAACCTATATTCAAAGATTTTTAGCAGATAAAGAGGTTGTTCTTTATCCATTTTTAAAACGAAAACAAGGCTGGCTGTTGTCGAAGGGCAATCCGCTTGAAATAAAAACATTAGCAGATATAAGAAATAAGGAGGCCCATTTTGTTAATCGACAAAAAGGCGCGGGTACAAGAATCCTTTTCGACATGCTGTTAAGAGAAAGTGAAATGAGTGTTGAAGAAATCATAGGCTATGAACGAGAAATGTTTTCTCATTTAGGTGTTGCTGCAGAGGTGAAAGGGGATCAGCATGCTGTTGGTCTTGGAATCTATCCTGCTGCAAAATCAATGGGACTTGATTTCATTCCAGTCTCAGATGAGCATTATGATCTACTGATGACAAAAGATTTTTATGAAAGCGAGCAAGGCAGATGTTTAATCGAAGTCATTCAGTCTGTGGGATTTATAGAGAAAGTAGAAGGAATTGGCGGTTATATGATAGAAAAGAACCCAGAGCCAATTTATTTTAATAGCAAATGTGAAGGATAA
- a CDS encoding molybdopterin molybdotransferase MoeA — protein MKFFQVKSVEETFKLISDQIKPLTEYITKPLFEALHFVLAEDIYAKENVPDFRRSSVDGYAVKAKDTFGSSESIPGFLTLVGEVKMGQAPHQAIQASEAMYVPTGGMLPEGSDAVVMIEHCEDLSGLINVYRQAAPGENVISVGEDMRQGELLLKKGTMLRSQELGALASQGITEVVVVRKPVIGYLSSGDEIVPIDTDKLAPGQIRDMNSMTIGALVNGWGFTFLYGGIVPDNREEYKKVAEELLAKTDCLVISGGSSVGTKDYSVDVIQSLGEPGVFVHGVAIKPGKPTILALADKKPVIGLPGHPASAVIIFHLFGKVILEQLQGLKSQEKQLTFAKVTKNIPSSPGRTDFIRVRLFEEEGQWYAEPIFGKSGLISTLVQSEGMIEIEAPKEGVQKGELVPVRIFQ, from the coding sequence ATGAAATTTTTTCAGGTTAAATCGGTTGAAGAAACATTCAAGTTAATAAGTGATCAGATTAAACCATTGACTGAATATATAACAAAGCCTCTTTTTGAAGCGCTTCATTTCGTTTTAGCTGAAGATATTTACGCAAAGGAAAATGTTCCGGATTTTCGCCGCTCATCGGTTGATGGATATGCGGTAAAGGCAAAGGATACATTCGGTTCCTCTGAAAGCATACCTGGATTTCTTACTCTCGTTGGGGAGGTAAAGATGGGGCAGGCCCCGCATCAAGCCATTCAAGCTTCTGAGGCTATGTATGTTCCGACAGGTGGCATGCTGCCAGAGGGAAGTGACGCAGTCGTAATGATTGAACACTGTGAGGATTTGAGCGGTCTGATTAATGTATACAGACAAGCAGCTCCAGGAGAAAATGTCATTTCTGTTGGAGAAGATATGCGGCAAGGTGAACTTTTATTGAAAAAGGGCACGATGCTTCGCTCACAAGAATTAGGCGCACTCGCTTCACAGGGGATTACAGAAGTAGTTGTTGTTAGAAAGCCGGTTATTGGATATCTATCATCAGGAGATGAAATTGTCCCAATCGACACTGACAAGCTTGCACCAGGTCAGATAAGGGATATGAACAGCATGACGATTGGGGCACTTGTGAATGGATGGGGGTTCACCTTCCTATACGGAGGAATCGTACCTGATAATCGAGAAGAGTATAAGAAGGTAGCAGAAGAATTATTAGCCAAAACAGATTGTTTAGTCATTTCTGGAGGCAGTTCAGTTGGAACAAAGGACTATTCTGTAGATGTCATTCAATCACTTGGTGAGCCTGGTGTGTTCGTCCATGGTGTGGCGATAAAGCCTGGTAAGCCTACTATATTGGCATTAGCAGATAAAAAGCCTGTCATTGGTCTTCCGGGTCACCCGGCTTCAGCGGTCATTATTTTTCATCTGTTTGGAAAAGTTATTTTAGAACAGCTGCAGGGCTTAAAGTCTCAGGAAAAGCAGCTAACCTTTGCAAAGGTAACGAAAAATATTCCGTCTTCTCCTGGAAGAACAGACTTTATTAGAGTCCGGCTTTTTGAAGAGGAAGGACAATGGTATGCTGAACCGATATTTGGAAAATCTGGTCTCATTTCCACTCTCGTACAAAGTGAGGGGATGATTGAAATTGAGGCTCCGAAAGAAGGAGTTCAAAAGGGGGAACTCGTTCCGGTAAGAATATTTCAATAA
- the mobA gene encoding molybdenum cofactor guanylyltransferase — protein MRTTGIIMAGGKSSRMGTNKALLKIEGKSVIEKIAAELKKSVSEIIIVTNTFEDYQSLGYPMVHDQWKGMGPLAGIHAGLEASHTDKNLVVACDMPFISSELGTILLTFLEDYQAAVPNISGQLHPLFAAYRKGVLKELDASLQKQELRIRQFLDKVNTKTVTEADLQEAEFHYRERHLFNMNHPVEFEEALKIENGHLE, from the coding sequence ATGCGGACAACGGGAATCATAATGGCAGGCGGCAAATCGAGCAGGATGGGAACGAATAAAGCCCTTTTAAAAATAGAGGGTAAATCGGTTATTGAAAAAATTGCTGCAGAACTCAAAAAGTCAGTCTCTGAAATTATCATTGTGACAAACACATTTGAAGATTATCAATCTCTCGGTTACCCGATGGTGCACGATCAATGGAAGGGGATGGGCCCCCTTGCAGGAATACATGCCGGTTTGGAAGCCTCTCATACAGATAAAAATCTAGTGGTTGCTTGTGATATGCCGTTTATATCATCAGAATTAGGAACGATTTTGCTCACTTTTTTAGAAGATTACCAGGCAGCTGTTCCTAACATTTCTGGACAGCTTCACCCTTTGTTTGCAGCATATCGTAAAGGTGTTCTTAAGGAATTGGATGCATCTTTACAAAAGCAGGAGCTGCGAATACGACAGTTTTTAGATAAGGTTAATACAAAGACCGTCACAGAAGCCGATCTTCAAGAGGCTGAATTCCATTATAGAGAACGTCACTTATTTAATATGAATCATCCAGTGGAATTTGAAGAGGCTTTAAAAATAGAAAACGGCCATTTGGAATAA
- a CDS encoding formate dehydrogenase accessory protein FdhE yields MAKINVLDSEYEKLQKDIQALNDKWSEQCSDIIINGIEKIKDMKAPYLSQLELAIDFHQYRSFIEELLALISCNKSELKISADKAISLLNDDVLQRWFKEAIAVNDIYFKKFAEENDLPEWLPMFAAEHAVRPYLQKAAEKLKDKLKKSDHNHGCPSCGEPARFAIIDKSGKKELTCPRCLHSWEEKKISCAHCGTEGDLVIIKIEEEESAEIHACHKCKGYTKVIDVRQMFKKESPTLLDIKSIHLDYIAQEKGFGIPEVTGAH; encoded by the coding sequence ATGGCAAAAATAAATGTGCTTGATTCAGAATATGAAAAGCTGCAAAAAGATATTCAGGCGTTAAACGATAAATGGAGTGAGCAATGTTCCGATATCATCATAAATGGAATCGAGAAAATAAAGGATATGAAAGCTCCATATCTCTCGCAGCTTGAGCTTGCAATAGACTTTCATCAATACCGATCCTTTATTGAAGAGTTGCTCGCATTAATAAGTTGCAATAAATCAGAGTTGAAAATTTCAGCAGATAAAGCAATTTCACTTTTAAATGACGATGTGCTTCAACGCTGGTTCAAAGAAGCAATTGCTGTGAATGATATTTATTTTAAAAAATTTGCTGAAGAAAATGATCTGCCAGAATGGCTTCCTATGTTTGCAGCTGAGCATGCTGTTCGCCCTTATTTACAGAAAGCAGCAGAAAAGTTAAAAGATAAATTGAAAAAATCGGATCATAATCATGGCTGTCCTTCCTGTGGTGAACCTGCTCGTTTTGCTATAATTGATAAATCGGGCAAGAAGGAACTAACATGTCCTCGCTGCCTCCATTCTTGGGAAGAAAAGAAAATTAGCTGTGCCCACTGTGGAACAGAAGGAGATCTTGTCATCATCAAAATTGAAGAGGAAGAAAGTGCAGAAATCCATGCGTGCCACAAGTGTAAAGGGTATACTAAAGTTATCGATGTAAGACAAATGTTCAAAAAGGAATCTCCAACCTTATTAGATATAAAAAGTATTCACCTAGATTATATAGCTCAAGAGAAGGGCTTTGGTATTCCAGAAGTTACGGGAGCTCATTAA
- a CDS encoding formate dehydrogenase subunit gamma, protein MSNEKTPKTIKRFNKGFIVAHWVNAIAFFTLYISALPMYTEFFDWLYVVFGGPAGARLVHRIAAVAFMLPLFIMIIFDFKGFKNWMKNIFSWKKHDLMFFPQFLREFFGLKAKVPKQDFFNAGEKINSWLMIVTTLMLISSGLVMWFPAFFPSAVLWWAYPIHNIGLGLAVAVAVGHIYMSLVTARPSMRGITKGDVTEEYAKDHHGRWYDELQEEKQQRKQA, encoded by the coding sequence ATGAGTAATGAAAAAACCCCAAAAACGATTAAACGATTCAATAAAGGTTTTATCGTAGCTCACTGGGTAAATGCAATTGCATTTTTTACTCTATATATTTCAGCCCTTCCTATGTACACGGAGTTTTTTGACTGGCTATATGTTGTTTTTGGTGGACCAGCTGGTGCTCGCTTAGTGCACAGAATCGCTGCGGTGGCATTTATGTTACCTCTATTCATCATGATCATTTTTGATTTCAAAGGCTTTAAAAATTGGATGAAAAATATATTCTCTTGGAAAAAGCATGATTTAATGTTTTTCCCACAATTTTTAAGAGAGTTCTTCGGACTAAAAGCGAAGGTTCCGAAACAAGACTTCTTTAATGCTGGTGAAAAAATAAATTCTTGGTTAATGATTGTAACAACACTTATGCTAATTAGTTCAGGGTTAGTAATGTGGTTTCCAGCATTTTTCCCATCTGCAGTTTTATGGTGGGCATACCCAATCCATAATATCGGCCTCGGCTTAGCTGTCGCTGTCGCTGTTGGTCATATTTATATGTCTCTAGTAACTGCTCGCCCTTCAATGAGAGGTATTACAAAAGGGGATGTTACTGAAGAGTATGCAAAGGACCATCACGGACGTTGGTATGATGAATTACAAGAAGAAAAGCAACAAAGGAAACAAGCTTAA
- a CDS encoding 4Fe-4S dicluster domain-containing protein — protein sequence MADYIKFVDVTKCDGCRACMVACKNWNDLPAQPEEFTGSIQSHNTLTANTWNVITYDEQVTANGNFEWLFRHKSCHHCGEAFCEKACPETAISHTKFGSVVVDADKCVGCGYCVNNCQFGVIQLATYVDDKGKEYRKAQKCDLCTGRLEEGLRPACVTSCHTNCLVYDEKEKVLAEAEKRLAKIKERFPNANIYNPPGIKGTTTVYLLADKPTVYGLPEDPKVALSQIVWKDYAQPLGKMMLGATTMAVIGAAISTAINKGKGEHEGGQDHE from the coding sequence ATGGCGGATTATATTAAATTTGTTGACGTGACGAAATGTGACGGATGCCGTGCATGTATGGTGGCGTGTAAAAACTGGAATGACCTTCCTGCTCAACCAGAGGAGTTCACAGGTAGTATTCAATCTCATAACACACTTACAGCAAATACTTGGAATGTCATTACCTATGACGAACAAGTAACGGCAAACGGTAATTTTGAATGGTTGTTTAGACATAAATCTTGCCATCACTGCGGAGAAGCTTTCTGTGAAAAAGCATGCCCAGAGACTGCGATTAGCCACACAAAATTCGGTTCTGTTGTTGTCGATGCAGATAAATGTGTAGGCTGTGGATATTGTGTGAATAACTGTCAATTTGGTGTGATCCAACTGGCGACTTATGTAGATGACAAAGGCAAAGAGTACCGTAAAGCACAAAAATGTGACCTTTGCACAGGTCGCTTAGAAGAAGGACTAAGACCTGCATGTGTAACATCTTGCCACACAAACTGCTTAGTTTATGATGAGAAGGAAAAAGTGTTAGCGGAAGCTGAAAAGCGTTTAGCAAAAATTAAAGAACGTTTCCCTAATGCAAATATTTACAATCCACCAGGGATTAAAGGTACAACGACAGTTTATCTTCTTGCAGATAAGCCAACTGTTTATGGCCTTCCAGAAGATCCAAAGGTTGCTCTTTCCCAAATTGTTTGGAAGGATTACGCACAGCCACTTGGGAAAATGATGCTAGGTGCAACAACGATGGCAGTAATTGGTGCAGCGATTTCTACTGCGATTAATAAAGGAAAAGGTGAACATGAAGGAGGTCAGGATCATGAGTAA
- the fdnG gene encoding formate dehydrogenase-N subunit alpha produces the protein MDFTRRQFLKLSGAVAATIAVVELGFDDKKARAKSKDFKIAELKPTSTICPYCSVGCGILVYSKDNDVIYTEGDPDHPINEGTLCSKGTTVRQVYTSEKRITKPMYRAPGSNKWEEVDWDWALDKVAKNIKETRDRTFVHKENGVTVNRTDAIAYLGGAALDNEECHLLQKLFRAGLGLTYIEHQARIUHSSTVAGLAPSFGRGAMTNHWNDLQYADVLMVIGANPAENHPISFRWISKAIEKGAKLISVDPRYTRTSQMASTYGQLRSGTDIAFIGGMINYILENELYHKEYVSSYTNASYIVDDQYSFKDGIFNGYDEKTRKYDKKQWGFKKDKEDKIIKDPTLKDPRCVFQLMKKHYSRYDIDTVVGVTGTDKETYKEICKAYASTGEVGKAGTILYAMGGTQHTVGTQNIRSYAILQLLLGNIGIAGGGVNALRGESNVQGSTDFGLLYHNVPGYMEVPTDADVTYQGFLDRITPKAGYLTNKPKFFTSMLKSFYGDNATKQNEFGYHFMPKLGAGKDYSYIRLFEAMYRKEFEGLMMFGANPVVGGPHASQSIKSLANLKWMVSIDLFETETSSFWKKEAGSDPASVQTEVIFLPACSSYEKEGSVTNSGRWMQYRWQAIKPKGESKADLEIVHMLARRLKELYKNSPNPADMPLKALTWNYGESDHPDIDLVCREINGYDVKTKQQIKGFADLKDDGSTSSGCWIYCGFYPENENLAKRRDNTNEGMSNFLNWSYAWPANRRILYNRASADLNGKAWSKDRVGIEWNPVEGKWKGNDIPDFAATKGPDDPTFIDPFIMIAGGKGGLFAGINEGPFPEHYEPYENPISNAFSSVQLNPAVQFGEKATNVKGDVSKYPIVATTYRVSEHWQSGSMTRNVPWLAELVPHMYIEISEELAKEKGIAYKDRIIVSSARGEIEAYALITKRFKPYKLKDKTVHHIGMPWHFGYNGIATGATANVLTPNIGDANTTIPEFKAFLCDIRRAK, from the coding sequence ATGGATTTTACTAGAAGGCAGTTCTTAAAATTGTCTGGTGCTGTAGCGGCTACGATTGCTGTGGTTGAACTAGGCTTTGACGATAAGAAGGCAAGAGCAAAGTCAAAAGATTTTAAAATTGCAGAATTAAAACCAACATCTACTATTTGTCCATATTGCTCAGTAGGATGTGGAATACTCGTTTACTCGAAAGATAACGATGTTATTTATACAGAAGGTGACCCAGATCATCCAATCAATGAAGGGACCTTATGTAGTAAAGGAACAACAGTACGTCAAGTTTATACGTCTGAAAAACGGATAACAAAACCAATGTACCGTGCTCCAGGAAGTAATAAATGGGAAGAGGTAGATTGGGACTGGGCACTTGATAAAGTTGCTAAAAATATTAAAGAAACGCGTGATCGTACATTTGTTCATAAGGAAAATGGCGTGACCGTGAATAGAACAGACGCAATCGCCTATTTAGGCGGAGCGGCTCTTGATAATGAAGAATGTCATTTATTGCAAAAATTATTTCGTGCCGGTCTAGGGTTAACTTATATCGAGCACCAGGCCCGAATATGACATAGTTCAACGGTTGCCGGTCTGGCACCTTCATTCGGTCGTGGCGCAATGACAAATCACTGGAATGATCTTCAGTATGCCGATGTACTAATGGTCATCGGTGCGAACCCTGCTGAGAATCACCCGATCAGCTTTAGATGGATCTCTAAGGCTATTGAAAAAGGCGCAAAACTTATCTCGGTTGATCCGCGCTATACTAGAACATCGCAGATGGCTAGTACCTATGGTCAGCTCCGCTCTGGAACTGATATCGCCTTCATTGGCGGGATGATAAACTATATTCTTGAAAATGAGCTGTATCATAAAGAATATGTATCATCCTATACAAATGCCTCTTATATCGTTGATGATCAATATTCGTTTAAGGATGGTATTTTCAATGGATATGATGAGAAAACAAGAAAATACGATAAAAAGCAATGGGGCTTTAAAAAGGACAAGGAAGACAAAATTATCAAGGATCCAACATTAAAAGATCCTCGTTGTGTCTTCCAGCTTATGAAAAAGCACTATTCTCGCTATGATATTGATACAGTTGTTGGTGTAACAGGCACCGATAAAGAAACCTATAAAGAAATTTGTAAAGCATATGCTTCAACAGGAGAAGTAGGAAAGGCAGGTACAATTCTGTATGCAATGGGAGGCACTCAGCATACAGTTGGTACACAAAATATTCGTTCTTACGCTATTCTCCAACTATTGTTGGGGAATATAGGGATTGCCGGGGGCGGTGTGAATGCGCTTCGTGGGGAATCAAATGTTCAAGGCTCAACAGACTTTGGTCTGCTTTACCATAACGTCCCAGGCTATATGGAAGTGCCGACTGACGCTGATGTAACGTACCAAGGATTCCTTGATCGCATTACACCAAAGGCTGGTTATTTGACAAATAAGCCGAAATTCTTTACGAGCATGTTGAAATCATTCTATGGTGACAATGCTACAAAGCAAAATGAATTTGGGTATCATTTTATGCCAAAGTTAGGTGCTGGCAAAGATTATTCTTATATTCGATTATTTGAAGCCATGTACCGTAAAGAGTTTGAAGGATTAATGATGTTCGGTGCCAACCCGGTAGTAGGGGGACCACATGCAAGCCAATCTATTAAATCACTAGCCAATTTAAAATGGATGGTGTCGATTGACTTATTTGAAACAGAAACATCTTCATTCTGGAAAAAAGAAGCAGGATCTGATCCAGCATCAGTTCAAACGGAAGTTATTTTCCTTCCAGCATGCTCATCCTATGAAAAAGAAGGCTCGGTAACAAATTCTGGGCGCTGGATGCAGTATCGCTGGCAGGCAATTAAACCAAAAGGTGAGTCAAAAGCCGACTTAGAAATAGTTCATATGCTAGCACGTCGTCTTAAAGAGCTGTACAAAAACAGTCCGAATCCTGCTGATATGCCATTGAAAGCTTTGACTTGGAATTATGGTGAATCCGATCATCCAGATATCGACTTAGTTTGCCGTGAAATAAACGGTTATGATGTGAAAACGAAACAGCAAATTAAAGGCTTTGCAGATTTAAAGGATGATGGATCAACGAGCAGCGGCTGTTGGATTTACTGCGGCTTCTATCCTGAAAATGAGAATCTGGCGAAGCGCCGGGATAACACGAATGAAGGCATGAGTAATTTCTTGAACTGGTCGTATGCTTGGCCAGCAAATCGCCGTATTTTATATAACCGTGCAAGTGCCGACTTGAATGGAAAAGCATGGAGTAAAGATCGAGTAGGGATAGAATGGAATCCTGTTGAAGGGAAATGGAAGGGAAATGACATTCCGGATTTCGCAGCAACAAAAGGACCGGATGATCCAACATTTATAGATCCATTTATTATGATTGCAGGTGGTAAAGGAGGATTGTTCGCGGGTATTAATGAGGGACCATTCCCAGAGCATTACGAGCCGTATGAAAATCCAATTTCCAATGCATTCTCTAGTGTTCAATTAAACCCAGCTGTTCAGTTCGGTGAAAAAGCAACAAATGTTAAAGGCGATGTTTCTAAATATCCAATTGTTGCAACGACTTACCGTGTATCCGAGCATTGGCAATCAGGCAGTATGACTCGAAATGTTCCTTGGTTGGCTGAGCTTGTTCCGCATATGTATATTGAAATTAGTGAAGAGCTTGCAAAAGAAAAGGGTATTGCCTATAAAGATAGAATAATTGTTTCGTCAGCCCGTGGTGAAATTGAAGCATATGCATTGATCACAAAACGCTTTAAGCCTTATAAGCTAAAAGATAAAACAGTTCACCATATTGGTATGCCGTGGCATTTCGGTTATAACGGAATTGCAACAGGTGCAACTGCCAACGTCTTAACTCCAAACATTGGAGATGCTAACACAACAATTCCTGAATTTAAGGCGTTCCTTTGTGATATTAGGAGGGCGAAATAA
- the fdhD gene encoding formate dehydrogenase accessory sulfurtransferase FdhD: MNKKGCPEEFPITLRINGYEMAVFQLTNHDLEDWAYGYLFSEGMIASREDIRSIHYDETTGILEVSLKDGFDPEIMFSKKKHYTAGCGRGVTFFSMTDVKTFSKVQSEKTYLLSYILKKRSEFAKNSPLYAETGGMHGACIVHANGEITVREDIGRHNAVDKIIGHAIRTGCNPKELLLLTTGRVSYEMLSKAAKFGFAVIGSRTAATKQAIQLAKFLNVEVVGYLRGRMAIPYTSFGRVINDLEERI, encoded by the coding sequence ATGAATAAAAAGGGGTGCCCAGAAGAGTTTCCTATAACTCTCAGAATCAATGGATATGAAATGGCTGTTTTTCAGCTAACGAATCACGATTTAGAAGATTGGGCATACGGATACTTGTTTTCAGAAGGTATGATTGCTAGTCGAGAGGATATAAGGTCCATTCATTATGATGAAACGACAGGAATACTTGAAGTTTCCCTTAAGGATGGTTTTGATCCAGAAATAATGTTTTCGAAGAAGAAGCATTATACAGCTGGCTGTGGAAGAGGAGTCACATTTTTCTCGATGACAGATGTGAAAACGTTTTCTAAGGTGCAGTCAGAAAAAACCTATCTATTAAGCTATATTTTGAAGAAGCGAAGCGAATTTGCCAAAAACTCTCCATTGTATGCGGAAACAGGAGGCATGCATGGTGCGTGTATCGTTCATGCAAATGGTGAAATAACTGTTCGAGAGGATATAGGCAGACATAACGCTGTGGACAAAATTATTGGTCATGCCATCCGGACAGGCTGTAATCCGAAGGAGTTGCTTCTTTTGACAACAGGACGCGTTTCCTATGAAATGCTTTCTAAAGCAGCAAAGTTTGGATTTGCTGTTATCGGCTCACGGACAGCAGCAACAAAACAAGCTATTCAATTAGCCAAATTTTTAAATGTCGAAGTGGTTGGTTATTTAAGGGGAAGAATGGCTATTCCTTATACATCATTTGGAAGGGTCATCAATGACCTCGAAGAAAGAATTTAG
- a CDS encoding c-type cytochrome: MKNKLFLSSVLAIATLLVVGFSITFFVVKDSDKNVAVDSQVDNEDSQDPSEEVAKHPYAPPSLDDVPEGEEGELIKLGYKYATETSTALDGYVGNTLNCASCHADGGYGGSLDLVGISKTHPQYNPRAGKEVTLEDRINGCFKRSMNGKPLPKDSQEMKAMVAFYDYISQNVPDGTTERPWAKLKKSEADIENVDIENGREIYNKACISCHGENGGQGTPLALWGDDSYNIGAGMARLRTSAGFIQEYMPKAEVGGYAPGSLTDEEAMNLAAYINSQMRPDFPDKIYDWPNGDAPDDAAYETLAGKKTDNAEKK; the protein is encoded by the coding sequence ATGAAGAACAAATTATTTCTATCATCTGTTCTTGCCATTGCTACACTGTTAGTTGTGGGATTTTCCATAACTTTTTTCGTTGTGAAAGATTCAGATAAAAATGTAGCAGTAGATTCACAAGTAGATAATGAAGACAGCCAAGACCCTTCGGAAGAAGTGGCTAAGCATCCATATGCTCCTCCAAGTCTTGACGATGTTCCTGAAGGAGAAGAAGGGGAATTGATTAAGCTTGGCTACAAATACGCAACGGAAACTAGCACAGCATTAGATGGGTATGTTGGAAACACATTAAACTGTGCAAGCTGTCATGCTGATGGGGGATATGGAGGCTCACTAGACCTAGTTGGTATTTCAAAAACCCATCCACAATATAATCCTAGGGCTGGTAAAGAGGTTACACTTGAAGATCGGATTAATGGCTGCTTTAAAAGGAGTATGAACGGGAAACCGCTTCCAAAGGATTCACAAGAAATGAAAGCGATGGTTGCTTTCTACGATTACATCTCACAAAATGTCCCTGATGGAACAACTGAAAGGCCTTGGGCAAAATTAAAAAAATCTGAAGCAGATATTGAGAATGTTGATATTGAAAATGGAAGAGAAATATACAATAAAGCCTGTATCTCATGCCATGGAGAAAATGGCGGCCAAGGAACTCCGCTTGCCCTTTGGGGAGATGATTCTTATAATATCGGAGCTGGAATGGCCAGATTAAGAACATCAGCTGGATTCATTCAAGAATATATGCCAAAAGCAGAGGTAGGCGGATATGCACCAGGCTCACTCACAGATGAAGAAGCAATGAATCTTGCTGCATATATTAATTCACAAATGCGCCCAGATTTCCCTGATAAAATTTATGATTGGCCAAATGGCGATGCACCAGATGATGCAGCATACGAAACACTTGCAGGGAAAAAGACTGATAACGCTGAAAAGAAATAA